One window of the Clostridium sp. MB40-C1 genome contains the following:
- a CDS encoding H-type small acid-soluble spore protein, with translation MDIKRATEIIESLGVIEVSYNGDPIWLEDIDKENNTVKVKNINTAKELIVDISDLKED, from the coding sequence ATGGATATAAAAAGAGCTACTGAAATTATTGAATCGTTAGGGGTAATAGAAGTAAGTTATAATGGAGATCCTATTTGGTTAGAAGATATTGATAAGGAAAATAATACAGTTAAAGTTAAAAATATAAATACAGCTAAAGAATTAATTGTAGATATAAGCGATTTGAAAGAAGATTAA